A region of Photobacterium sanguinicancri DNA encodes the following proteins:
- a CDS encoding aspartate:alanine antiporter: MNIDVAALLHQNDILLLFVVLAVGLSVGKIRFANLQLGNSIGVLLAALLLGNAGFTFNTEALNIGFMLFIFCVGIEAGPNFFGIFFRDGKHYLLLALVVLLTSIAITMTMAEQLNLDIGLATGLMAGSLTATPVLVGAKDALNGGLAGITDSTAIQQMVDSLSVGYAMSYLVGLVSLIMLAKLMPKLQKQNLAESSQQIAKERGIGEVGQRKVYLPIIRAYRVGPELINWIDGKNLRELGIYRQTGCYIERVRRNGILANPDGDAILQEGDEIALVGYPDSHARLDPSFRNGKEVFDRDLLDLRIVEEEIVVKNDNIAGKRLSDLNLSEYGCFLNRVVRAQIEMPMDHNILLDKGDILQVSGEKSRVLGLAERIGFISIHSQIADLLAFCCFFIIGTLIGSITMTFGHITFGLGSAAGLLIAGITLGFLRANHPTFGYVPQGALNMTKDLGLMVFMAGIGLSAGSNLFDSLSEIGFAVFATSIMVSVIPVVVAYLFGAYVLKMNRALLFGAIIGARTCAPAMDMINEHARSTIPALGYAGTYAIANVLLTIAGTLIMILS, translated from the coding sequence GTGAATATCGACGTTGCAGCTTTGCTTCACCAAAATGATATTTTGTTGCTCTTTGTTGTTCTTGCTGTTGGCTTAAGTGTCGGTAAAATCCGATTCGCTAATTTGCAATTAGGCAATTCTATTGGCGTTTTACTCGCCGCCCTTCTCCTCGGTAATGCAGGTTTCACCTTTAATACAGAAGCGCTAAATATCGGCTTTATGCTGTTTATTTTCTGCGTCGGTATAGAAGCTGGTCCTAACTTCTTCGGTATCTTCTTCCGAGACGGAAAACACTACCTTCTATTAGCTCTGGTTGTATTGCTGACTTCCATCGCAATTACGATGACCATGGCTGAGCAACTCAACCTTGATATCGGTTTAGCAACAGGTCTAATGGCCGGTTCACTAACAGCCACTCCGGTGCTGGTAGGTGCTAAAGATGCGCTTAACGGCGGGTTGGCAGGCATAACGGATAGCACGGCTATTCAACAAATGGTTGATAGCCTCAGTGTCGGTTATGCGATGTCGTACCTTGTCGGCCTTGTTAGCTTAATTATGCTGGCAAAACTGATGCCGAAATTGCAAAAGCAAAACCTTGCAGAGTCGTCACAACAAATCGCCAAAGAACGTGGCATTGGTGAGGTAGGCCAACGTAAAGTCTACTTACCTATTATTCGTGCTTATCGTGTTGGTCCTGAACTGATTAACTGGATTGATGGTAAAAACCTACGTGAACTAGGTATTTATCGTCAGACAGGTTGTTATATCGAACGTGTACGCCGAAATGGCATTCTAGCGAACCCTGATGGTGATGCTATTTTGCAAGAAGGGGATGAAATTGCACTCGTAGGCTACCCTGACAGCCACGCACGATTGGATCCAAGCTTCCGTAATGGTAAAGAAGTCTTTGACCGTGATCTTCTCGATTTACGTATCGTTGAAGAAGAAATAGTAGTTAAAAATGACAATATCGCAGGTAAACGCTTATCTGATTTAAACTTGTCAGAATACGGCTGTTTCTTAAATCGTGTTGTACGTGCGCAAATTGAAATGCCAATGGATCATAATATCTTGCTTGATAAGGGCGATATTCTGCAGGTCAGCGGTGAGAAAAGTCGCGTATTGGGTTTAGCTGAACGCATCGGTTTTATCTCGATTCACAGCCAAATAGCCGACCTCTTAGCTTTCTGTTGTTTCTTCATCATTGGTACGCTGATCGGTAGTATTACCATGACGTTTGGCCATATCACCTTTGGTTTAGGTAGTGCAGCAGGCTTATTGATTGCGGGGATTACCCTTGGTTTCCTACGTGCTAACCACCCTACCTTTGGTTATGTCCCACAAGGGGCGCTAAATATGACTAAAGACCTCGGGTTAATGGTTTTCATGGCAGGTATTGGCTTAAGCGCGGGTTCAAACTTATTTGACTCATTGTCTGAAATTGGCTTCGCTGTTTTTGCTACTAGTATCATGGTGAGTGTCATCCCGGTTGTGGTGGCGTACCTGTTCGGTGCTTACGTACTAAAAATGAACCGCGCCCTATTGTTTGGTGCAATCATTGGTGCTCGCACCTGCGCGCCAGCCATGGATATGATTAACGAACATGCGCGTAGTACGATTCCTGCATTGGGCTATGCCGGTACTTACGCAATTGCCAACGTTCTGTTGACCATCGCTGGTACATTGATCATGATCCTGAGTTAA
- a CDS encoding response regulator, which translates to MRILIVEDDSILSHHLKSQLTELGNQVQCADTAEEGLFFAKNYPNDIAIVDIGLPDRDGISLIKDMRKQGLRLPVLILTARSNWQDKVTGLEAGADDYLVKPFQKEEMVARLSALVRRSAGFVKPEMSAGQIRVDLLAKQVFIDESPLELTAFEYDLLEYLMRHSRQVVSKQRLLDVLYEDQEGDPNTIEVMISRLRKKIVKAGQENPISTIRGQGYIFELHAQ; encoded by the coding sequence ATGCGAATTCTTATCGTCGAGGATGATTCAATCCTCAGCCATCACCTTAAATCCCAGCTTACCGAATTAGGTAATCAAGTTCAGTGTGCCGATACCGCAGAAGAAGGCTTATTCTTCGCGAAAAACTACCCAAACGATATCGCCATTGTGGATATTGGTTTACCTGATAGAGATGGTATAAGCTTAATCAAAGACATGCGTAAGCAAGGTTTACGCCTACCAGTCCTGATCTTAACAGCACGCTCTAACTGGCAAGACAAAGTAACAGGCCTAGAAGCAGGTGCTGATGATTACTTAGTAAAACCATTCCAAAAAGAAGAAATGGTGGCACGTTTAAGTGCACTCGTTCGCCGTAGTGCGGGTTTTGTTAAGCCAGAAATGTCAGCAGGACAAATTCGTGTGGATCTGCTTGCTAAGCAAGTTTTCATTGATGAAAGTCCACTAGAGCTAACGGCATTTGAATATGACTTACTTGAATACCTGATGCGCCATAGCCGCCAAGTTGTTTCTAAACAACGCTTATTGGATGTGCTATACGAAGACCAAGAAGGCGATCCAAATACCATTGAGGTCATGATCAGTCGTTTACGTAAAAAAATCGTCAAGGCAGGCCAAGAAAACCCGATCTCGACCATTCGTGGCCAAGGGTATATTTTTGAGCTGCATGCTCAATGA
- a CDS encoding ATP-binding protein, translating to MSNIIQPRLRRRVLVTSVAIIVLITSALAGVINQLYTQSYIAAYSSDLATQMPMVVAQLNRAGLIKDVDKWIQSIDPSETDYMSVLCNQKSETVWLSDDAKDAKLINICEDVPDELFAPNLIQNSEGVNFIVSNFGTEHKEDGNTFRLVVLRSGDDYASALSQLHKRTTFYLGLFVLIAVAFLIAAFHWSFQPLRKLANQLDQMTESKREALDQDYPMELQEVTSALNRLIRITEDQKGRYRHAMDDLAHSLKTRLAATNALLDDKELTRAMLNQRVMEQISQMDELVQYQLKRAMMGQQGLQKTMTELKPTLDSFQRLLSKVYGDKDVNLVYKFNPNMKLPINRNDLMELLGNLLENAYRFCISTVQVSVKEHADHYIIIIEDDGPGVNDQMREAIFQRGVRADQLNPGQGIGLSVCHELVDSYQGRIHVQKSSLEGAAFIIRLPKH from the coding sequence ATGAGTAATATTATTCAGCCACGATTGCGCCGCCGAGTACTTGTTACCTCGGTTGCCATCATCGTTTTAATTACCTCTGCGCTTGCAGGGGTGATCAACCAACTTTATACCCAAAGTTATATTGCCGCTTATTCGTCTGACTTAGCCACACAAATGCCAATGGTCGTTGCTCAACTAAATCGAGCCGGCCTGATTAAAGACGTTGATAAGTGGATTCAGTCTATCGACCCATCAGAAACAGACTATATGTCTGTGCTCTGTAATCAAAAGTCTGAAACGGTTTGGTTATCAGATGATGCAAAAGATGCGAAGCTCATTAATATCTGTGAAGATGTGCCAGATGAGCTATTTGCCCCCAATCTCATTCAAAACAGTGAAGGTGTAAACTTCATTGTCTCTAACTTTGGTACAGAGCATAAAGAAGATGGTAATACGTTCCGTCTTGTCGTATTACGTTCAGGCGATGATTATGCCTCTGCTTTATCTCAGCTTCATAAGCGCACCACATTTTATCTCGGCCTATTTGTACTGATTGCCGTTGCCTTTTTGATTGCCGCATTCCACTGGAGCTTCCAGCCATTACGAAAACTGGCAAACCAGCTTGATCAAATGACGGAATCAAAGCGTGAAGCCTTAGATCAAGATTACCCAATGGAGCTGCAAGAAGTCACATCGGCATTGAACCGTTTGATCCGTATTACGGAAGATCAAAAGGGCCGTTATCGCCATGCGATGGATGATTTAGCACACAGCTTGAAAACCCGTTTAGCGGCAACGAATGCGCTGCTCGATGATAAAGAACTAACGCGAGCCATGCTTAATCAGCGCGTAATGGAGCAAATCAGCCAAATGGATGAATTGGTTCAGTACCAACTAAAACGCGCGATGATGGGCCAACAAGGCCTACAAAAAACCATGACAGAGCTAAAACCCACGCTTGATAGTTTCCAACGTTTATTAAGCAAAGTTTACGGCGATAAAGACGTTAATCTTGTCTATAAGTTTAACCCCAATATGAAGCTGCCGATCAACCGTAATGACTTAATGGAGTTGCTGGGTAACTTATTAGAAAATGCCTACCGTTTCTGTATTAGTACGGTACAGGTGAGCGTGAAAGAGCATGCAGATCACTACATCATTATTATTGAAGATGATGGCCCTGGTGTGAACGACCAGATGCGAGAAGCTATTTTCCAACGCGGTGTACGTGCTGATCAGCTAAACCCAGGGCAAGGAATCGGTCTATCGGTTTGTCATGAATTAGTCGACAGTTACCAAGGCCGTATTCATGTTCAAAAATCATCATTAGAAGGCGCGGCATTTATTATTCGTTTGCCTAAACACTAG
- the fabV gene encoding enoyl-ACP reductase FabV: MIIKPRIRGFICTTTHPVGCEENVKEQIAYTKAQGPIANAPKRVLVVGSSSGYGLSSRIAAAFGGGASTIGVFFEKAGTEKKPGTAGWYNSAAFDKLAKEEGLYSKSLNGDAFSHEAKQKTIDLIKEDLGQIDMVVYSLASPVRKMPDTGEVIRSTLKPMGETYTATAVDTNKDVLIEASIEPATEQEVADTVTVMGGEDWELWINALSEAGVLADGCKTVAYSYIGTEITWPIYWHGALGKAKMDLDRAATALNTKLATAGGSANVAVLKSVVTQASSAIPVMPLYIAMVFKKMREEGVHEGCMEQIHRMFTQRLYKEDGTAPEVDAENRLRLDDWELREDIQKHCRDLWSTVTNENLFDVADYQEYKDDFLKLFGFGIDAIDYEADVATLVEFDVQDI; this comes from the coding sequence ATGATCATCAAACCTAGAATTCGTGGATTTATTTGTACAACAACGCACCCAGTGGGTTGTGAAGAAAACGTCAAAGAACAAATTGCTTACACTAAAGCACAAGGTCCAATTGCAAATGCACCTAAGCGTGTCCTTGTTGTGGGGTCTTCAAGTGGTTACGGCCTATCATCCCGCATTGCTGCGGCATTCGGTGGTGGTGCTTCAACGATTGGTGTGTTCTTTGAAAAAGCGGGTACAGAGAAAAAGCCGGGTACAGCAGGTTGGTATAACTCAGCAGCATTCGACAAGCTAGCGAAAGAAGAAGGTCTTTATTCTAAGAGCTTGAATGGCGATGCTTTCTCTCATGAAGCTAAACAAAAAACAATTGATTTGATCAAAGAAGACCTTGGTCAGATTGATATGGTGGTTTACTCGCTAGCATCACCAGTACGTAAAATGCCAGACACAGGTGAAGTGATTCGCTCTACGTTGAAACCTATGGGTGAGACGTACACAGCAACGGCAGTTGATACCAATAAAGACGTATTAATTGAAGCGAGCATTGAACCAGCTACAGAGCAAGAAGTCGCTGATACCGTGACTGTAATGGGTGGCGAAGATTGGGAACTATGGATCAACGCACTATCTGAAGCGGGTGTGCTAGCTGACGGTTGTAAAACGGTTGCTTACAGCTACATCGGTACTGAGATCACTTGGCCAATTTACTGGCATGGTGCGCTAGGTAAAGCGAAGATGGACCTTGATCGTGCAGCGACAGCACTGAATACTAAGTTAGCGACGGCGGGTGGTTCAGCGAACGTAGCCGTGCTTAAGAGTGTTGTAACGCAAGCAAGCTCAGCTATTCCTGTTATGCCACTGTATATCGCAATGGTATTTAAGAAAATGCGTGAAGAAGGCGTACACGAAGGGTGTATGGAACAAATTCACCGCATGTTCACACAACGTCTATACAAAGAAGATGGTACAGCACCAGAAGTGGATGCAGAGAACCGTTTACGCTTAGATGATTGGGAACTACGTGAAGATATTCAAAAGCACTGTCGTGACCTATGGTCTACTGTAACGAACGAAAACTTATTCGACGTTGCTGACTACCAAGAATACAAAGATGATTTCTTGAAGCTATTTGGTTTTGGTATCGATGCTATCGATTACGAAGCTGATGTTGCAACGCTTGTTGAGTTCGATGTTCAAGACATCTAA
- a CDS encoding methyl-accepting chemotaxis protein gives MQFSSIKQHIMLFGGASLLTVTLAMVGYSHFSGKSLLHELDELILTDAESVLIEKLSLSAEVEAQKINIIFNEAIDISANYAQSFSGKDPEMTREGLINLLGNTINNTENIIGIYSAWEFDKFNGQARDYINDRYSQPNGSFSPYYNRSPSGDIVLEASYPYYNHNLNATGVRDSEWYLCPMEKKRACVIDPASYTIQGVSTLMSSFVAPILRDGEFLGMFGVDYSLAFLQSLAKSTSSNLLDGQSRVVILSAAEMISADSAEPSNIGKKLSATSLKNLLMSRQVGETIVNGNDLIATAGFETSGTQTQWQVIVIVPEDIALANAQAIVDTVITRYSDNLTGQMVVGSIAGLLGLILMWFVSLSIVAPISVLVTRVKALTQSGGDLTQFIDIDRKDETGQLAKHLNTFIGDVRGIVSDIAGSVGSLTESVSATAAVASQGQTNILAQRQEIEQVVTATNEMSSTAHSVSDNAQETADAVTSTQRSVNQGQDVVEATANGLRDLAQNVVEATEVIEQLEVQSNDIGSILEVIRNISEQTNLLALNAAIEAARAGGQGRGFAVVADEVRNLATKTSDSTDEIQLMIDGLRGSSKQAVATMQKNRELSNLCMSHAEDAVKALNEVSVQSGKIQDMAHQIASAAEEQAAVTEEVNRSIVAINDAAEEIGEGAQLSQEECTKVSRYTNAVSEKISHFKF, from the coding sequence ATGCAATTCTCTAGTATTAAACAACACATAATGTTGTTTGGTGGCGCGAGTTTACTTACCGTTACATTAGCGATGGTGGGTTATAGCCACTTTAGTGGTAAAAGCCTACTTCATGAATTAGATGAGTTAATTTTAACAGACGCTGAAAGTGTTTTAATTGAAAAGCTTAGCCTCTCCGCAGAAGTTGAGGCTCAAAAAATCAATATCATTTTCAATGAAGCAATTGATATATCGGCTAATTATGCTCAGTCATTTAGTGGCAAAGACCCTGAAATGACAAGAGAGGGGTTAATTAACCTTCTTGGTAATACTATCAATAACACTGAAAATATCATTGGCATTTATTCAGCGTGGGAGTTCGATAAATTCAACGGGCAAGCTCGTGATTATATTAATGACAGATATTCTCAACCGAATGGTTCTTTTAGCCCGTATTATAACCGCTCACCATCAGGTGATATTGTATTAGAGGCTTCTTATCCTTATTACAATCATAACTTAAATGCGACAGGAGTACGTGATTCAGAGTGGTATCTATGCCCAATGGAAAAGAAAAGGGCATGTGTTATTGATCCTGCAAGCTACACTATTCAAGGTGTCTCGACGTTAATGAGTTCATTTGTCGCGCCTATTCTGCGTGACGGAGAATTCCTCGGCATGTTTGGGGTTGATTATTCACTCGCATTTTTACAATCATTAGCGAAATCGACTTCATCTAATTTATTAGATGGCCAGTCTCGGGTCGTTATTCTGAGCGCTGCTGAAATGATCAGCGCTGATAGTGCAGAACCTTCTAATATTGGTAAAAAACTATCAGCAACATCACTGAAGAACTTATTAATGTCTCGTCAAGTTGGCGAAACTATAGTGAATGGCAATGATCTGATAGCGACCGCTGGATTCGAAACAAGTGGGACGCAAACACAGTGGCAAGTTATTGTCATCGTCCCTGAAGATATTGCGCTTGCGAATGCACAAGCCATTGTTGATACGGTGATTACCCGATACTCAGATAACCTAACAGGACAAATGGTTGTGGGTTCCATCGCGGGCTTGCTGGGGCTTATTCTAATGTGGTTTGTGTCACTCTCGATTGTTGCGCCTATCAGTGTACTGGTCACAAGAGTGAAAGCGCTAACGCAATCAGGGGGCGATCTTACTCAATTTATTGATATCGATCGTAAGGATGAAACAGGCCAGCTTGCCAAGCACCTAAATACCTTTATTGGCGACGTACGCGGTATTGTCAGTGATATCGCAGGGTCAGTCGGTTCATTGACAGAAAGTGTATCTGCCACCGCCGCTGTAGCATCGCAGGGGCAAACGAATATTCTGGCTCAGCGACAAGAGATTGAACAAGTTGTAACGGCAACCAATGAAATGTCGTCAACGGCTCACAGTGTATCTGATAATGCACAAGAAACTGCGGATGCAGTGACATCGACCCAGCGTTCGGTTAATCAAGGGCAAGATGTGGTTGAAGCGACCGCAAATGGTCTACGCGACTTAGCACAAAACGTTGTTGAAGCAACAGAAGTGATTGAACAACTCGAAGTACAAAGTAATGATATTGGCAGCATCTTAGAGGTGATACGTAATATTTCAGAGCAAACGAATTTGTTGGCACTGAATGCTGCGATTGAAGCCGCTCGTGCTGGTGGGCAAGGACGAGGTTTTGCTGTAGTGGCGGATGAAGTCCGTAATCTAGCCACGAAAACATCTGACTCAACAGATGAGATCCAGCTTATGATTGATGGCTTACGTGGCAGCAGCAAGCAAGCGGTAGCGACGATGCAGAAGAATCGGGAGCTGAGTAACTTGTGTATGTCTCATGCAGAAGATGCGGTTAAAGCCTTAAATGAAGTCAGCGTACAAAGCGGCAAGATCCAAGATATGGCTCATCAAATTGCCAGTGCTGCTGAGGAACAAGCCGCCGTTACGGAGGAAGTGAATCGTAGCATTGTGGCAATCAATGATGCCGCCGAAGAGATCGGAGAAGGGGCTCAACTTTCTCAAGAAGAATGTACGAAGGTTTCTCGCTATACCAATGCGGTTAGTGAAAAAATCAGCCACTTTAAGTTCTAA
- a CDS encoding acyl-CoA dehydrogenase produces the protein MSTLTNLRQRYLSEPAFKMFKKVLPPLSDTERQAMEAGSVWWDGELFGGSPEWNTLLNYPKPQLTDEEQTFIDTKLETLLAMLDDYKIVQEDRDLPPEVWEYLRKEKFLSLIIGKEYGGMDFSALANSTIVTRIATRSLSAAVCVMVPNSLGPGELLSHYGTQEQKDYWLPRLSNGDDIPCFALTGPEAGSDAGGIPDQGVVCYGDYQGEQVLGIQLNWDKRYITLAPVSTVLGLAFKLQDPEGLLGDKADLGITCALIPTDHPGVEVGMRHDPLNMAFMNGPTRGNDVFIPMDWIIGGQDFAGRGWRMLVECLSAGRGISLPALGAAVGHMTARTTGAYAYVRKQFGMSIGNFEGVAQAMGRIGGFTYMLEASRTLTTTSLDQGEKPGIVTAIAKYHMTEMARTILNDSMDIHAGRAIQMGPKNYLGHHYFGMPVAITVEGANILTRNLMIFGQGATRCHPFVLSEMEAAANPDAEQGAKEFDALLGKHISFAIGNVSKSLLNAFTGSRFNKAPVSGETAEYYRHLSRMSRALAVAADFSMLSLGGELKRRELVSARLGDVLSHLYLASATLKRFEDEGRQQTDLPMVHYALQHCLHKCGVAFDEVMNNFPRKGVGRLLRTLLFPLGIRYQAPKDEVTIEIAQLLMTPGAHRDRLTKLCYVGEKDGDPIAIMERAFIALQDVKDIDRKLIKAIKAGDIPRKATLSEKLELALASGLITEHDVEKMNHADALRRRAISVDDFASEEFTRLTLESGKAA, from the coding sequence ATGAGCACTTTAACAAATTTGCGTCAACGCTATCTCAGTGAGCCCGCTTTTAAGATGTTTAAGAAAGTGCTACCTCCACTATCGGATACCGAGCGACAAGCGATGGAAGCGGGTAGTGTTTGGTGGGATGGTGAACTCTTTGGCGGTTCCCCTGAGTGGAATACGTTACTGAATTACCCAAAACCTCAGCTCACGGATGAAGAGCAAACATTTATCGACACCAAGCTTGAAACCTTGTTGGCGATGCTAGATGACTACAAAATTGTACAAGAAGACCGAGACTTACCACCAGAAGTGTGGGAATACCTGCGCAAAGAGAAATTCTTATCACTAATTATTGGTAAAGAATATGGTGGGATGGACTTCTCGGCGTTAGCAAACTCTACCATAGTGACTCGAATCGCAACGCGTAGTTTGAGTGCGGCGGTGTGTGTCATGGTACCTAATTCGTTAGGTCCTGGTGAATTGCTCTCACATTACGGTACGCAAGAGCAAAAAGACTATTGGTTACCGCGCCTATCAAATGGTGATGATATTCCATGTTTCGCGCTAACCGGTCCAGAGGCTGGCTCGGATGCTGGCGGTATTCCTGATCAAGGTGTGGTTTGCTACGGTGACTACCAAGGCGAACAAGTGTTGGGTATTCAATTAAACTGGGATAAGCGTTATATCACGCTTGCTCCTGTTTCTACCGTGCTTGGTCTTGCATTTAAGTTGCAAGACCCTGAAGGCTTGTTGGGCGATAAAGCTGACTTAGGTATCACTTGTGCATTGATCCCAACTGACCATCCGGGGGTCGAAGTTGGTATGCGTCATGATCCGCTTAATATGGCCTTCATGAACGGTCCTACACGTGGTAACGATGTATTTATTCCTATGGACTGGATTATCGGCGGCCAAGATTTTGCTGGTCGTGGTTGGCGTATGCTGGTGGAATGCCTGTCTGCTGGTCGTGGTATTTCATTGCCAGCACTCGGCGCTGCGGTAGGGCATATGACGGCTCGTACCACAGGCGCTTACGCATATGTTCGTAAGCAATTTGGCATGTCGATTGGTAATTTTGAAGGTGTTGCTCAGGCAATGGGCCGTATTGGTGGCTTTACTTACATGCTTGAAGCATCTCGCACCTTGACGACAACGTCGCTCGATCAAGGAGAAAAACCGGGCATTGTGACAGCCATTGCTAAGTACCATATGACGGAAATGGCACGTACGATTCTTAATGACTCGATGGATATCCATGCTGGTCGTGCGATCCAAATGGGACCTAAGAATTACCTCGGCCATCATTACTTCGGTATGCCAGTTGCTATCACCGTTGAGGGTGCCAATATCCTTACCCGTAACCTGATGATCTTTGGTCAAGGGGCTACTCGTTGTCATCCCTTTGTCTTGAGTGAAATGGAAGCTGCCGCTAACCCTGATGCAGAGCAAGGGGCAAAAGAATTTGATGCCTTATTAGGTAAACACATCAGCTTTGCGATTGGTAATGTCTCTAAATCCTTGCTGAATGCCTTTACTGGCTCGCGTTTTAATAAAGCGCCAGTTAGTGGTGAAACGGCGGAATACTATCGCCATCTATCTCGAATGAGCCGTGCACTCGCTGTTGCAGCGGACTTCTCTATGTTGAGTCTTGGTGGTGAGCTGAAGCGTAGAGAGTTAGTATCGGCGCGTTTGGGTGATGTGTTGAGTCATCTGTATCTAGCATCAGCAACACTTAAGCGCTTCGAAGATGAAGGCCGTCAGCAAACTGATTTACCGATGGTGCACTATGCGCTTCAGCATTGTTTGCATAAGTGTGGTGTCGCGTTTGATGAGGTAATGAACAACTTCCCGCGTAAAGGGGTTGGTCGTTTATTACGTACTTTATTGTTCCCGTTGGGTATTCGCTACCAAGCGCCAAAAGATGAAGTGACCATTGAAATTGCACAGCTACTTATGACACCAGGAGCGCATCGCGATCGCTTAACCAAATTGTGTTATGTCGGTGAAAAAGATGGCGACCCGATTGCAATTATGGAGCGTGCATTTATTGCACTTCAAGATGTGAAAGATATCGATCGTAAATTGATCAAGGCGATTAAGGCTGGCGATATTCCTCGTAAAGCGACCCTGAGTGAGAAGCTGGAGCTTGCTCTTGCATCAGGGCTTATCACTGAGCACGATGTCGAGAAGATGAACCATGCTGATGCACTTCGCCGCCGTGCCATTTCGGTTGATGATTTTGCATCAGAGGAGTTTACTCGTCTTACACTTGAATCAGGTAAAGCTGCGTAA
- a CDS encoding TetR/AcrR family transcriptional regulator, whose protein sequence is MAVKGETKGRILDAAELLFAEHGFNETSLRTITSKAGVNLASVNYHYGDKKTLIRAVLDRYLEQFVPVLIEELESLHSRDEITMEDVFHCIKRPLVQLDDFRPYGASNFMSLIGRGYTDVQGHLRWFMITHYKEALNLFTSAVCRANPSLDPETLFWRLHFTLGASVFTMASSTALRQIAENDFARKVTTADLIDSLVPYLAAGVAAPIEQSLLLVSDEQNGTL, encoded by the coding sequence ATGGCAGTGAAAGGAGAAACAAAAGGGCGAATTCTGGATGCCGCTGAACTGCTGTTTGCGGAGCATGGTTTTAATGAAACCTCGTTACGTACTATCACCAGTAAAGCAGGTGTTAATCTCGCATCGGTGAACTATCACTACGGTGATAAGAAAACCCTTATTCGCGCGGTGCTTGATCGCTATTTAGAGCAATTTGTCCCTGTCTTGATAGAAGAGCTTGAATCGCTTCATTCTCGTGATGAAATCACCATGGAAGATGTATTTCATTGCATCAAGCGTCCTTTGGTTCAGCTAGACGATTTTCGCCCATACGGTGCGAGTAATTTCATGTCGTTAATTGGCCGAGGCTATACCGATGTGCAAGGTCATTTACGCTGGTTCATGATTACGCATTATAAAGAAGCCTTAAATTTGTTCACGAGTGCAGTGTGCCGCGCCAACCCCTCTCTGGATCCTGAAACTTTATTTTGGCGTTTGCACTTTACCCTCGGGGCATCAGTATTCACTATGGCGTCGAGTACCGCGCTTCGTCAAATTGCAGAAAATGATTTCGCTCGCAAAGTAACAACCGCAGATCTTATTGATAGCTTGGTGCCATATTTGGCGGCAGGCGTCGCAGCACCTATTGAACAAAGCTTGTTACTTGTGAGTGATGAGCAAAACGGAACTCTGTAA
- a CDS encoding response regulator: MEKLNIICVDDQREVLSAVLKDLAPLNDYFHVEDCESADEALDLMDELDAEGEYIALVISDHVMPGKTGVELLTEISQDARFRTTKKVLLTGQATHQDTIAAINRARIESYFEKPWKADVLLTTARSLITEYVFDTGLDYQQWTDILDNTVVFRRLS; the protein is encoded by the coding sequence ATGGAAAAGTTGAACATCATCTGTGTGGATGACCAAAGGGAAGTATTAAGCGCTGTACTGAAAGATCTCGCACCACTAAATGATTACTTTCATGTGGAGGATTGTGAATCTGCGGATGAAGCGCTAGATCTCATGGATGAACTGGATGCCGAGGGTGAATATATTGCACTTGTGATTTCAGATCATGTTATGCCAGGTAAAACTGGGGTGGAGTTACTGACTGAAATTTCTCAAGATGCCCGTTTTCGTACAACGAAAAAGGTACTATTGACAGGGCAAGCTACGCATCAAGATACCATAGCGGCAATTAACCGAGCGCGAATCGAGAGTTACTTTGAAAAGCCATGGAAAGCCGATGTGCTGCTTACAACGGCACGTTCGCTGATTACAGAGTATGTATTTGATACGGGCTTAGATTACCAACAGTGGACCGATATTCTTGATAATACAGTGGTATTCAGGCGGCTGAGCTAA